TGGCTGCCATGATGGAAAAACTCAGCGATGAATCGGAGCTGGAGCAGTTGGATAACCCGGCGGGTTTAAATGCCGAGTTGCGCGATTATCAGAAGCGAGGTGTATCCTGGCTGCGTTACCTTGAACAGTTAGGGCTCAACGGTTGTCTGGCTGATGATATGGGCCTGGGGAAAACCATCCAGGTGATCGCCAATCTTGTGTTGGATACCGAATCTGCTAATGGTAACGATTCTGCTGAAAGCAAGCCGCCTGATCAGGGGGCGACTCTGCTGATCGCCCCGACTTCGGTGATAGGTAACTGGCAAAAAGAGGTACAAAAGTTTGCTCCGCAACTGAGTACTGCTATTCACCATGGTGGCGACAGAGTAAAAAATGCCGCAGATTTTCAGGCACTCTGTCGCGATAAGGATATGCTGATCACTTCATACAGCCTGGCGCGTAAGGACATTAAACTGCTGGGACAGGTTAACTGGCAGCGCGTCGTGCTGGATGAGGCGCAGAACATCAAGAATCCAAAGTCAGCACAGACTAAAGCTATCTTTAAGCTGAAGGCGAATTCCCGGCTGGCGTTAACCGGTACCCCAGTGGAAAACCGGCTGATGGATCTGTGGTCGATATTCAACTTCCTAAACCCCGGGTATCTGGGTACCCAGGCTCAGTTTCGCAAAGCCTACGAATCCCCTATTCAGCAGGAACACAATTCCGGCCGCTCTGCCTTGCTTAAAAAGCTGGTCGGGCCGTTTATCCTGCGCCGGATGAAAACGGACAAGAATATTATTAAGGATCTGCCCGACAAGCTGGAAAACAAACAGTACTGTAATCTGAGTAAAGAGCAGGCGGCGTTTTATGAGGTGGTGGTTAAAGAGACGGCCAGACAACTGGAAGAGAAGGAAGGCATTGAACGTCAGGGCCTGATGCTGTCGACGCTGATGCAGCTCAAGCAGATCTGTAACCACCCGATGCAGTTTTTGCAGGATGGTAGTGAATTCTCAGCCGAGCGTTCGAATAAGCTGGAGCGTATCTGCGATATGCTGGATGAGGTACAGGCAGAAGGCGAAAGTGCGCTTATCTTTACTCAGTTTACCGAGATAGGAGAACAACTGGTACGCTATCTTGAGCAGAAAAAGCGTATCCGCTGTTTTTATCTGCATGGTGGCGTAGCACGCAGCAAGCGCGAAGCGATGATCCGGGAGTTTCAGGATCCGGCCACGGAGCCGGCGGTATTTGTTCTGTCGCTTAAGGCTGGAGGTGTCGGTATTACGCTAACCCGGGCTAATCATGTATTCCACTTTGACCGTTGGTGGAACCCGGCAGTTGAAGACCAGGCAACCGACCGCGCCTTCCGTATCGGTCAGGACAAGAGTGTTTTTGTGCATAAGTTCATAACTGCAGGTACGCTGGAAGAACGGATTGATCAAATGATTGAAGACAAGAAACGGGTTGCAGACAGCATCGTCGGTAACGATGAGAGCTGGCTGGCCAAGCTGGACAACGAAACCTTTAAAGAGCTGATTGCTCTGAACAGACAGTCAATCATGGAGTAGAGCGGTGAGTACAACAAGCAGAACCTGGTGGGGCAAAAAATTTATCGATGCTCTGGAAGGCTTTACCGACAGTGGCCGCCTGTCCCGTGGCCGTGCATATCGAACTGATAAGCGCATCAAGCAGTGGCAGGTCCGCAACAGCAAGGTGACGGCCAGGATACTGGGTAACGCCAACCCTTATTTCGGTGTTTATGAAGCACCTATCTATAACACCAGTGTGGCACTGGCACCCATATCAGCCAAAGAGTGGGAGAAGGTTATCGCCTCTATCGGCAACAACGCCGCTTCGGTTTGTAAGCTGATGACAAATGAAATGCCGGATGATATTGAAGAGATATTCAGAGCAGTAAAACTGCATCTGCTCCCGGTCAGTTACAACGACTTCAGTGTTTCTTGTTCCTGTCCGGATTATGCGGTGCCATGCAAACATATCGCTGGTGTCTGCTACCGTCTGAGTGAGCAACTTGATAGTGACCCGTTTCTGCTGTTTGAATTACGCGGTCTACCCCGTAAGGATCTGCAGAAGCAGCTTGGGCGTTCACCTTTGGGCAAGGTTCTTCTTCAGTCGCTGCTTGCCGCACAAGCAACACCCCCACCCCAAAGCAGCTACTTTACCCGGCCACAACCACTAGAGATAACTGAACCTGCTGACACAAACAGCTTTTGGCACGGCCAGGAGCCGTTGCGGGAAGATCCTCACTCCAGCAATGATGCACTTATCCCGGCGCTAATCATTAAAAAAGGTGGTGATTACCCCTCATTCTGGCAGCGGGACGATTCCTATATAGAGGCGATGGAGGAGTTTTACTTACGCCTTAGAAATAACAGCCGGAAGTTCTTATAGGTTGGTTAAAAATGCAGTTAATACCGAAGAGGAAGGGCAAATGTGTTCTGATGATGACGCGATAAAAATTCATAAGTGCAAAGTAAAATTGGCAGATTTATCTTCTTCTATCCAGATATACCAAGAAGAGGGTGAAGAGTGGCAACTTTCTTTAAGTCGTTGCGCAACAATGGAGGATCTTGAGAATAATCATTACCTTGAATGCGAGGGCGATATAATTGAGCAAACGGTAATCTCAATAGTTTATTGCCCATATTGTGGTGAGAAACTTTCGGATTCAACTCCCGAAGTGAGTTTTCGCCAACATGACTTCTCTAGATGGTAACAAATGGAGTTCGTTCGCCATCCATTTTTAGGGATGAGTTGAAGGTTATTGCGGGTGCATTAAAGTGAGTTATAATTCACATATATTAAATTTAGGCTGTCCTTTTATCTAAAAGTTCCTTTTTATGTACTTATAGGCATCTTTTTGTGTACCATTCCCAAAAGTGTATTATTATTGACTTATGCCTGTCAAATGGTTGGTTTTCGTTAAAAGTGCATAAAAAGGTATTTATGAAAAAGGGCAAAATGGTAAAAGCTCAACCCATGCCGAATTTGAATTCAGAGTTCAGCATGGAAGTGCTTGGTAACGCGATTAGATCTAAGCGCACCGAAAGAGGTTGGCGCATTGATGACCTTGCGCTGAAAGCCGATCTATCACGCAGAACTGTTATGAAGATAGAAAAGGGTGACTCCAACGTAACTTTTTCAAATGTCATACTTTTAATGGACATGTTAGGGCTTTCGCTGCGTCTGATAAATTTGAGCGAGAAGTTGAACCAGCCCAGTAGTATGACTATGCCAGACTCTCAAAGCATTAAGACTGAGGACGGTTGGTATGAGTAAACTACAGCGATTAGATGTATTCATAGGTACAAGCACCAAGGTTGGTACTCTTATGCTGCCAGTTGGCTCAGAGACAGATTTTTCATTCAATTATGCTCCTACCTGGATTGAAACTGGCTTCCCAATCTCGCCACATATCCCATTCAATGGTAAAGCTGAATCACGCAGTATCGAGAACTACCTCAGAAACCTTCTACCCGAAGGTGAAGCGTTTGATGAGATGGTGCAGAACACGACAATTTCCAGAAACAATACCTTCGCCCTCATTCGAAAGCTTGGCTCGGAGACATCAGGTGCATTGTCTTTTCGTATTCCGGATACAGAACCGGAAGAAACCAGTTTCCGACTTGTAACCGAAGAAGAGCTGGTGGATCGCTTAGAGCACAGCCTGGCCCCACTAGTCTATTGGGATGGGAAAGTCCGCCTGTCAGTAGCTGGTGTGCAAAGTAAGCTCAACCTATTGAAGATAAATGATGAGTGGGGATTTGGGGAAGGCAAACTCAGCTCAAACTACATCTTGAAGTTCGAAAGCGGTAAAGCCCCGTGTATCGCTGTAAACGAGTTCTTCTGCATGACTCTGGCAAAATTTATGGGCTTGGATGTAGCCAACGTAGAGCTGGCTCGTGTAGGTAAAACCAGAACCTTAATCATTGAACGGTTTGACCGTAACTTCGTGAAAGAGCGAGGTGTCGTTCAGCGCAGGCATGTTATTGATGGGTGCCAGGCCACGGACCTGCCACCAGGATATAAGTATGAGCGGCAAAATGGTGATACCGGTGATGGCGTTTACATGCGTGATGGTGTTTCCTTCCCGCGTTTACTTAAAGTAGAGACAGCCGACACCGTATTAACCAACCTAAAGCTAACTCAGTGGATGATCTTTAACTTGGCGACACTGAACTACGATGCCCACGGCAAGAATATCAGTTTCTTTGTTAAGAGAGGAGGCATCGAACTTGCGCCTTTCTATGATTTAGTAAATATCGAGGCGATAGCGCAAGAAGGCACAAAACGTAATGCGCGAACTGGCCAATTAACAGCGAAACAAGGGCGAGCGGCAAGTATTCCTCAGTACTTTGCTATGTCAGTTGGTGATTGGCAACATGAGGACTTTATGGCTCCCCCAAAAGGTAATTTTCAACGCCCTATCAGTGCTTATGACTTGGCAGAGTATGGAGAACTTCTGGGGTACTCCGGTACAAGAATGGCTAATTTAATCGTTGATACCGTTAATGCAATAAAGAAGGCCTTAGGCGCTG
This genomic stretch from Vibrio sp. JC009 harbors:
- a CDS encoding SWIM zinc finger family protein, whose amino-acid sequence is MSTTSRTWWGKKFIDALEGFTDSGRLSRGRAYRTDKRIKQWQVRNSKVTARILGNANPYFGVYEAPIYNTSVALAPISAKEWEKVIASIGNNAASVCKLMTNEMPDDIEEIFRAVKLHLLPVSYNDFSVSCSCPDYAVPCKHIAGVCYRLSEQLDSDPFLLFELRGLPRKDLQKQLGRSPLGKVLLQSLLAAQATPPPQSSYFTRPQPLEITEPADTNSFWHGQEPLREDPHSSNDALIPALIIKKGGDYPSFWQRDDSYIEAMEEFYLRLRNNSRKFL
- a CDS encoding helix-turn-helix domain-containing protein — encoded protein: MKKGKMVKAQPMPNLNSEFSMEVLGNAIRSKRTERGWRIDDLALKADLSRRTVMKIEKGDSNVTFSNVILLMDMLGLSLRLINLSEKLNQPSSMTMPDSQSIKTEDGWYE
- a CDS encoding HipA domain-containing protein, which codes for MSKLQRLDVFIGTSTKVGTLMLPVGSETDFSFNYAPTWIETGFPISPHIPFNGKAESRSIENYLRNLLPEGEAFDEMVQNTTISRNNTFALIRKLGSETSGALSFRIPDTEPEETSFRLVTEEELVDRLEHSLAPLVYWDGKVRLSVAGVQSKLNLLKINDEWGFGEGKLSSNYILKFESGKAPCIAVNEFFCMTLAKFMGLDVANVELARVGKTRTLIIERFDRNFVKERGVVQRRHVIDGCQATDLPPGYKYERQNGDTGDGVYMRDGVSFPRLLKVETADTVLTNLKLTQWMIFNLATLNYDAHGKNISFFVKRGGIELAPFYDLVNIEAIAQEGTKRNARTGQLTAKQGRAASIPQYFAMSVGDWQHEDFMAPPKGNFQRPISAYDLAEYGELLGYSGTRMANLIVDTVNAIKKALGAAESHSIEQGVNDDERAHIKLCVSLIKAECEFLLEQAKGVPEMYELL